CGCGCTTGAGAATTACCACCGGCTGACGATGCCGAGTACGTGGCTGGAAGCCTTGGTGAAGACTTACGTCGGCGACGCGCTGGCCGCCGACCTGTACCTGGAGATCGCCGACGGGCTGCCCGACGAGGTGGCCGACGTCGTGCGGGCGGCGCTGGCCGAGACCGGGCACTCGCAGTTCGTCGTCGCCGAGGTGCGCGCCGCGGTGACCACGAGCGGCAAGCAGCGCAGCCGGCTGGCGCTCTGGTCGCGCCGGCTGTTCGGTGAGGCGATCACCCAGACCCAGTACGTGCTCGCCGACCACGACGAGCTGGTCGACCTGGTCCTGTCGGGCGCCGGAGGGCTGGGCCAGCTGCACGCGTTCTTCGACCGGTTACAGCAGACCCACGACCGGCGAATGAACGAGCTGGGGCTGGCGTAAAGCCGCTCAGCGCGTGCAGGTCGCCAGATTGCTGTTGTTCGCGGACGCCACCACCGTTTGACCGGCGGCGTTGACCACCGAGCAATTCAGCTGGCCGTAGAAGCTGGTCGCGACCACCGACACCGTCTGGACCCCGGGGTTCAGCACGATCATCCTCGACCAGGGCAGCGACACGTTGAACTCGGTCTGCGGGTAGCCGCGGGCATCGGTGTAGACGATGTTGACCAGGTCCAGGAGCTGCTTCGAGCCGGTCACGGTGTAGACGACGGTGCGTGGGTTGATCGCGGCGGTCGGCGGTGGGACGGCCGGTGCCGGCGCGGCGGTCGCCGTCGGCACCAGGGCCTGCGGGGGCAGCGTGTTCGTCGGCGCGCTGCGCGGCGGCACGGTGGTGACCGTCTCGGGCGGCAGCTGCGACGCCGGGCTGGGACTCGCGGACGCGCTGGGCGGGTTGGTGGCCCCGGGTGACGGGGGAGCGGAGGTCGACGTTTGCGGTATCGGCGGAACCACCGTGGCCTTGGTGGACGCGCTGTCGCCGCTGTTGACGATGACCGCGGTCGCGATGGCGCCGATCGCCACCACGGCGCCCAGCAGCGCCGCGACGGAGCGCCAGCGAAACTCGGCGGGCCAGCCCGTCCAGTCGTAGTCGTCGGCTGGCAAGGAGTCGGTGTCGTCGGTCTCCCAGGCGTCGTCGTCGGGGTAGTCCCGGAATCGGTCGTCGCGGCGAGGCTCGTCAAGGCGGGGCAGTGTGGTACCCATGGTGCCGAAGGTAATGATGTGAAACCAGGGGTGCGGCGCTGCGCGCGACTGTCGACCCACCTGCAAGCGAATCGTTACCTGCGCGCGACCCCGTTTCGCTTACCGCGAACCATGCGGTGGGGCCGGGGCGCGGCGCGGGGTATCCCCGTCCACTAGCCTGCTGCTGACGGGTCTGCGACTTCAAACGCCATTGGAAGAGGGG
This genomic window from Mycobacterium saskatchewanense contains:
- a CDS encoding ferritin-like fold-containing protein encodes the protein MTRSSWQPSEADLEADRADAPLLLTADHPGVNELFAVLAYAEIAAFYRLTDEARMAPDLRGRISMASMAAAEMGHYELLRDALERRGVDVVVAMSKYVSALENYHRLTMPSTWLEALVKTYVGDALAADLYLEIADGLPDEVADVVRAALAETGHSQFVVAEVRAAVTTSGKQRSRLALWSRRLFGEAITQTQYVLADHDELVDLVLSGAGGLGQLHAFFDRLQQTHDRRMNELGLA
- a CDS encoding MmpS family transport accessory protein produces the protein MGTTLPRLDEPRRDDRFRDYPDDDAWETDDTDSLPADDYDWTGWPAEFRWRSVAALLGAVVAIGAIATAVIVNSGDSASTKATVVPPIPQTSTSAPPSPGATNPPSASASPSPASQLPPETVTTVPPRSAPTNTLPPQALVPTATAAPAPAVPPPTAAINPRTVVYTVTGSKQLLDLVNIVYTDARGYPQTEFNVSLPWSRMIVLNPGVQTVSVVATSFYGQLNCSVVNAAGQTVVASANNSNLATCTR